A single Pseudomonas brassicacearum DNA region contains:
- the gcvH gene encoding glycine cleavage system protein GcvH, which yields MSELRFTEDHEWLRTEADGSVTVGITAFAQNALGDVVYVQLPELQSYDKGAEASTVESVKAASGVYMPLDGEVLEVNPALESNPELVNEDPLGAGWFFRFKPVNTAAVGQLLDQDAYDRLIKANAEA from the coding sequence ATGAGCGAGTTGCGTTTCACTGAAGATCACGAATGGCTGCGCACCGAAGCCGACGGCAGCGTTACAGTCGGTATTACTGCGTTTGCCCAGAACGCCTTGGGCGATGTGGTCTATGTTCAGTTACCGGAACTGCAAAGCTACGACAAGGGAGCCGAAGCCTCCACCGTGGAATCGGTGAAAGCCGCCAGCGGTGTCTACATGCCACTGGACGGTGAAGTGCTCGAAGTGAACCCGGCCCTGGAAAGCAATCCGGAACTGGTCAACGAAGATCCGTTGGGCGCAGGCTGGTTTTTTCGTTTCAAGCCAGTCAACACAGCCGCCGTTGGCCAACTGTTGGATCAGGACGCCTACGACCGCCTGATCAAAGCCAACGCCGAAGCCTGA